One region of Fervidicoccaceae archaeon genomic DNA includes:
- a CDS encoding nicotinamide-nucleotide adenylyltransferase, with translation MDIRIPRRAIFFGRFQPFHLGHLHVAEEILTSDEYEELVFLIGMSSESHTERNPFTAGERIEMIRLSMKERGLDLSRVITATLPTMEIHPSSAFHAISNCPRAEAIYVGNPIMLRIFNELGFKTVTPSPYRREIYNGTFIRLLMKKKDSRWKELVPISVAEFIESIGGVDRIAAISSQSEAHILEKGGSLE, from the coding sequence ATGGACATACGCATACCAAGAAGAGCAATATTCTTCGGCAGGTTCCAGCCTTTTCATTTGGGTCATCTTCATGTAGCTGAGGAGATCCTCACTTCAGATGAATACGAGGAATTGGTCTTTTTAATAGGAATGAGCAGCGAGAGCCATACTGAGAGAAACCCATTCACTGCAGGAGAGAGAATAGAAATGATAAGATTATCCATGAAGGAGAGAGGACTCGATCTGAGTAGAGTAATAACAGCTACTCTGCCAACAATGGAGATTCATCCCTCTTCAGCATTCCATGCAATCTCCAATTGCCCTAGAGCTGAGGCCATATACGTAGGAAATCCCATAATGCTCAGAATATTCAACGAGCTTGGCTTCAAGACAGTAACACCATCTCCCTACAGGAGAGAAATCTACAATGGGACGTTCATCAGGTTATTGATGAAGAAGAAAGATTCTAGATGGAAGGAGCTCGTTCCAATCTCAGTAGCTGAGTTCATTGAGAGCATTGGAGGAGTAGATAGAATAGCAGCTATTTCTTCCCAAAGTGAAGCCCACATCCTGGAGAAGGGGGGCAGTCTGGAGTGA
- a CDS encoding peroxiredoxin: MSQSFSSMPRVGDKAPRFEALTTYGKITFPDDFKGKWVILFSHPADFTPVCTTEFYAFQRRMKEFEELGVKLIGLSVDQVFSHIKWDEWIKEKLGIEITFPIIADTTGKIASLYGMLHAQSEGTQTVRATFIIDPNGIIRAILYYPMELGRNIDEIIRMIKALQVADREKAAMPANWPNNEIMGSKVIVPPPSNKNDIPERLKKYECLDWWLCYKSATQ; this comes from the coding sequence GTGAGCCAATCCTTCTCAAGTATGCCAAGAGTCGGAGATAAGGCACCTAGATTTGAGGCGCTAACAACTTACGGAAAGATAACCTTTCCAGATGACTTCAAGGGAAAGTGGGTCATTCTCTTCAGCCATCCAGCAGACTTCACTCCAGTCTGCACAACGGAATTCTATGCATTTCAGAGAAGAATGAAGGAATTCGAGGAGCTTGGAGTAAAGCTAATAGGACTGAGCGTTGACCAAGTATTCAGTCACATAAAGTGGGATGAATGGATAAAGGAAAAGCTGGGGATAGAAATAACATTCCCAATTATTGCTGACACAACTGGAAAGATTGCTTCGCTCTATGGAATGCTTCATGCACAATCAGAGGGCACACAGACTGTTAGGGCAACATTCATAATAGATCCTAACGGGATTATAAGAGCAATACTGTACTATCCAATGGAGCTGGGAAGAAACATAGATGAAATAATCAGAATGATAAAAGCCCTTCAAGTAGCAGATAGGGAAAAGGCGGCGATGCCAGCAAACTGGCCAAACAATGAGATAATGGGAAGCAAGGTCATAGTTCCGCCACCAAGCAACAAGAACGATATACCAGAGAGACTCAAGAAATATGAGTGCCTTGATTGGTGGCTCTGCTACAAGAGCGCTACTCAGTAA